The following are encoded in a window of Xyrauchen texanus isolate HMW12.3.18 chromosome 42, RBS_HiC_50CHRs, whole genome shotgun sequence genomic DNA:
- the LOC127635282 gene encoding protein-L-isoaspartate O-methyltransferase domain-containing protein 1-like → MGGAVSAGEDNDELIDNLKDAQYIRTDRVEQAFRAIDRGDYYLEGYRENAYKDLAWKNGNIHLSAPCIYSEVMEALKLRQGLSFLNLGSGTGYLSTMVGLIIGPFGVNHGVELHKDVVEYAKERLDDFIKNSDSFDRFEFCEPHFVVGNCLEISSDSHQYDRVYCGAGVQKDHENYMKILLKVGGILVMPIDDQLTQITRTSQSSWESKNILAVSFAPLVQQSRTDGCKPDAVDLPPLTVRSLQDLSRIYIRRTLRNPTNDDSGGRNTTQRASQKRKRRRCRRRRRINTYVFVGNQLIPEPMDSEEDECIEEESKEEEQEKDIEPIKPEEPQVNHLRDKIFSLPLPESLKAYLLYYREK, encoded by the exons ATGGGGGGAGCCGTCAGTGCTGGTGAGGATAATGATGAATTGATTGACAACCTGAAGGACGCCCAGTATATCCGCACGGACCGCGTCGAACAGGCCTTTAGGGCCATAGATCGTGGAGATTACTACCTGGAGGGCTACAGAGAAAATGCCTATAAAGATCTAGCATGGAAGAATGGGAATATACACCTCTCTGCACCATGTATCTATTCGGAGGTGATGGAGGCTTTGAAACTCCGGCAGGGTTTGTCTTTCCTTAACCTGGGCAGTGGCACGGGATACCTGAGCACCATGGTGGGCCTCATCATTG GTCCCTTTGGAGTAAATCACGGCGTTGAGCTCCACAAGGATGTTGTGGAATATGCAAAAGAAAGACTTGATGACTTCATTAAAAACAGCGACAGCTTTGACAG GTTTGAATTCTGTGAACCACACTTTGTGGTGGGGAACTGCCTGGAGATTTCATCAGACAGTCATCAGTATGATCGTGTTTACTGCGGGGCTGGAGTCCAAAAGGACCATGAGAACTACATGAAGATCCTGCTGAAAGTTGGAGGGATTTTGGTCATGCCAATAGATGATCAG CTGACTCAGATCACTAGAACCAGTCAGAGTTCCTGGGAGAGTAAGAACATCCTGGCGGTGTCATTTGCTCCTCTTGTTCAGCAGAGCAGGACTGACGGCTGCAAGCCTGATGCTGTGGATCTAC CCCCTTTGACAGTGAGGAGTCTTCAGGACCTGTCACGAATCTACATTCGCCGAACCCTCCGCAACCCGACCAATGATGATAGCGGCGGCCGTAACACCACGCAAAGAGCGTCTCAGAAGCGCAAACGCAGGCGCTGTCGGCGCCGGCGCCGAATCAACACCTACGTCTTCGTCGGGAACCAGTTGATTCCTGAACCCATGGACAGCGAGGAAGACGAATGCATTGAAGAGGAGAGCAAAGAGGAAGAGCAGGAGAAAGACATTGAGCCTATCAAACCCGAGGAACCCCAAGTCAACCACCTGAGAGACAAAATTTTTAGTCTGCCGCTACCAGAGTCGTTGAAGGCGTACCTGCTGTACTACCGTGAGAAATAA